From the genome of Haloterrigena sp. KLK7, one region includes:
- a CDS encoding putative manganese transporter yields MNELLTVLLESLRDGYVQVSAFVAVTVLAFGLIQYRTDGAVLSTIEENERLQVLFGGLLGLTPGCGGAIVVMPLYVRGTVSFGTVVATLGATAGDSAFVILALAPEAALYAYAIAFAASVATGYLVDSVGLGVTRVDDAVAKLSPAMADGGTVVNSGVGPNPAHDYGGPAPAHAHEAGPDRTSRVLTPLSHLAHVLWWVAAVAGLVLGSLYLLRGGPEVALTAGLGFDGLFTVVGIVGAALSLYLYAVGRHYVGEGEIARARDSFGSIYDTLTHAAMETSFVTVWVLVAFLVYEYAVLLTGIDVTTVAAAAGVLAPIGGAVVGLIPGCGPQILLASVYAEGGLPFSALTANAIAQDGDALFPLLAVDARAAIVATIYNFLPAVVVGVALHLLWAPVFGMAEYGFGVL; encoded by the coding sequence GTGAACGAACTGCTGACCGTCCTGCTCGAGTCGCTACGGGACGGCTACGTCCAGGTGAGCGCGTTCGTCGCGGTGACGGTGCTGGCGTTCGGACTGATCCAGTACCGGACCGACGGCGCCGTGCTCTCGACCATCGAGGAGAACGAGCGACTGCAGGTGCTGTTCGGCGGCCTCCTCGGGCTGACGCCCGGCTGCGGCGGGGCGATCGTCGTGATGCCGCTGTACGTCCGCGGCACGGTCAGCTTCGGGACCGTCGTCGCGACCCTCGGCGCGACCGCGGGCGACTCGGCGTTCGTCATCCTCGCGCTCGCGCCCGAAGCCGCGCTGTACGCCTACGCCATCGCCTTCGCGGCCTCCGTCGCGACCGGCTACCTCGTCGACTCCGTCGGGCTCGGCGTCACTCGAGTCGACGACGCCGTCGCGAAGCTCTCGCCGGCGATGGCCGACGGCGGCACCGTCGTCAACAGCGGTGTCGGACCGAATCCCGCCCACGACTACGGCGGCCCGGCGCCGGCGCACGCGCACGAAGCCGGCCCGGATCGAACGTCTCGGGTGCTGACCCCGCTCTCGCACCTCGCGCACGTGCTGTGGTGGGTCGCGGCCGTCGCGGGGCTCGTCCTCGGAAGCCTCTACCTGCTGCGCGGCGGTCCCGAGGTCGCGCTGACCGCGGGCCTCGGCTTCGACGGGCTCTTCACCGTCGTCGGCATCGTCGGCGCGGCGCTGTCGCTGTACCTCTACGCGGTCGGCCGCCACTACGTCGGCGAGGGCGAGATCGCCCGGGCGCGGGACTCCTTCGGGTCGATATACGATACGCTCACCCACGCGGCGATGGAGACGAGTTTCGTCACCGTCTGGGTGCTCGTGGCCTTCCTCGTCTACGAGTACGCCGTCCTCCTCACGGGGATCGACGTCACCACCGTCGCCGCGGCGGCGGGGGTGCTGGCGCCGATCGGCGGCGCCGTCGTCGGCCTCATTCCCGGCTGTGGCCCGCAGATCCTGCTGGCGAGCGTCTACGCCGAGGGCGGCCTGCCGTTCTCGGCGCTGACCGCCAACGCGATCGCCCAGGACGGCGACGCGCTGTTCCCGCTGCTGGCCGTCGACGCCAGAGCCGCGATCGTCGCCACGATCTACAACTTCCTGCCCGCCGTCGTCGTCGGCGTCGCGCTCCACCTCCTGTGGGCGCCCGTCTTCGGGATGGCGGAGTACGGTTTCGGCGTGCTGTAA